One window of the Streptomyces asoensis genome contains the following:
- a CDS encoding PP2C family protein-serine/threonine phosphatase, whose translation MARWFESFRSPATVEPTGSGGAPAWGVDVPSPLGVLRSAAARIGTTLDEDTTCAELTREVTGQVGAAAAVLHGRGEAGSTYDAVSGNPEVLPDARWAATAARERAGPGESGVVHLASGGARPALRVPLAIDEHRYGVLVCAREGAPFTREEVELVTFLAERAASNIRHAREHDAVSGIVGKLQRALLAEPGRPHPNLDVAIRYLPVGQRALVGGDWCETVRLHFGRTLLVVGDVMGHGLEAAVDMAAHRSSLRYIASADLPPHRVLRQLDDIASREPDRRPATCLIARVDPVRGLVTLASAGHLPPAVIDGQGRASLLPVQVGPPLGTGLGGYEPATYRLDPSQALMLFTDGLVERRGEDIDESLHRLAGLSFSATTGVEDILDTVLARLDARHAEDDVAVMAAQLRHRPAPA comes from the coding sequence GTGGCGCGATGGTTCGAGTCGTTTCGAAGTCCGGCGACGGTGGAGCCGACGGGATCCGGCGGCGCACCCGCATGGGGCGTCGACGTGCCGTCCCCGCTGGGCGTGCTGCGCTCGGCGGCGGCCCGGATCGGCACCACGCTGGACGAGGACACGACGTGCGCGGAGCTGACTCGGGAGGTCACCGGACAGGTGGGAGCCGCGGCGGCGGTCCTGCACGGTAGGGGCGAGGCCGGCTCGACGTACGACGCCGTCAGCGGGAACCCGGAGGTGCTTCCCGACGCCCGGTGGGCAGCGACAGCGGCGAGGGAGCGGGCCGGCCCGGGAGAGAGCGGGGTCGTGCACCTGGCTTCCGGCGGTGCCCGGCCCGCACTCCGCGTGCCGCTTGCCATCGATGAGCACCGTTACGGCGTGCTGGTGTGCGCCCGGGAGGGGGCGCCCTTCACCCGCGAGGAGGTGGAGCTCGTCACGTTCCTCGCCGAGCGGGCCGCCTCGAACATCCGGCACGCCCGGGAGCACGACGCGGTGAGCGGCATTGTCGGCAAGCTACAGCGGGCCCTGCTCGCCGAACCCGGCCGACCGCACCCGAACCTGGATGTCGCCATCCGCTACCTGCCCGTGGGGCAGCGCGCCCTGGTCGGCGGTGACTGGTGTGAGACCGTCCGGCTGCACTTCGGCCGTACGTTGCTCGTCGTCGGCGACGTCATGGGGCACGGCCTGGAGGCCGCCGTCGACATGGCGGCCCACCGCTCGTCCCTGCGGTACATAGCCTCCGCCGACCTGCCGCCGCACCGCGTGCTGCGCCAGCTCGACGACATCGCCTCCAGAGAGCCGGACCGCCGCCCGGCCACCTGCCTCATCGCGCGCGTGGACCCTGTCCGCGGGCTGGTGACCCTGGCCAGTGCCGGCCACCTGCCGCCGGCCGTGATCGATGGGCAGGGCCGGGCCTCACTGCTGCCCGTGCAGGTCGGCCCGCCCCTGGGCACGGGCCTCGGCGGCTACGAACCGGCGACCTACCGCTTGGACCCCTCCCAGGCACTGATGCTGTTCACCGACGGGCTCGTCGAGCGCCGTGGTGAGGACATCGACGAGTCCCTGCACCGACTGGCCGGTCTCAGCTTCTCGGCCACCACAGGTGTCGAGGACATCCTCGACACGGTCCTCGCCCGCCTCGACGCCCGGCACGCCGAGGACGATGTCGCGGTCATGGCCGCCCAACTGCGGCACCGCCCCGCACCCGCATAG
- a CDS encoding TRAP transporter large permease subunit yields the protein MGVVILLVMAAGVGLMLTRRLPTAFALVLLAVVIAFLAGAPLTGKNSVLDTVLQEGAPTLAATMIAIILGSWLGKLLDETGIAGTLVRKIVEFGGDRPTVVALGVLAVSALVGTVTGSAPAAMLAGIIGIPAMIAVGVPKVTAAGTVLMGIAVGIPFELPVWQFFSTALELPIPTVRGFMVKLFPFALVAALAFVLVETRRRGTEHAWSLKSVDAKPRSRRKDLGDAPWYALLAPAVPLVLALGFELAIIPSLLAGVLYALVTTTRPGEMNKRLLRTLYGGFEVAAPPIVLFIAIGILLAAVKLPGAVDALEPLVKAVSPRNPVLFVLVFTLLVPLCLYRGPLNVFGLGAGIAGVLIATGIYPAAAVLGMATSYNQVFGVADPTSTQTVWSAQYAGVTPQQVMVRSLPYVWAVALGGLCVTAATRL from the coding sequence ATGGGTGTCGTCATCCTCCTCGTCATGGCCGCCGGCGTCGGCCTGATGCTCACCCGCAGACTGCCCACCGCCTTCGCGCTGGTGCTGCTCGCCGTCGTCATCGCCTTCCTCGCCGGGGCACCGCTGACCGGCAAGAACAGCGTGCTGGACACCGTTCTCCAGGAAGGCGCGCCGACCCTGGCCGCCACCATGATCGCGATCATTCTGGGCTCCTGGCTGGGCAAGCTCCTCGACGAGACCGGTATCGCGGGCACGCTCGTCCGCAAAATCGTCGAGTTCGGCGGTGACCGCCCGACCGTGGTGGCCCTCGGTGTCCTCGCCGTGTCCGCACTCGTCGGAACGGTGACCGGCTCGGCCCCCGCCGCCATGCTCGCCGGCATCATCGGCATACCCGCCATGATCGCCGTCGGCGTGCCCAAGGTGACCGCCGCGGGCACAGTGCTGATGGGCATCGCCGTGGGCATCCCCTTCGAGCTGCCGGTGTGGCAGTTCTTCTCCACCGCGCTGGAACTGCCGATCCCGACCGTGCGCGGCTTCATGGTGAAGCTCTTCCCGTTCGCCCTGGTCGCCGCCCTCGCGTTCGTCCTCGTCGAGACACGTCGGCGTGGCACCGAGCACGCCTGGTCGCTCAAGTCCGTGGACGCGAAGCCCCGTTCACGGCGCAAGGACCTCGGCGACGCGCCCTGGTACGCGCTGCTCGCCCCCGCCGTCCCGCTCGTCCTCGCGCTGGGCTTCGAACTCGCCATCATCCCCTCGCTGTTGGCGGGGGTCCTGTACGCGCTGGTCACCACCACCCGGCCCGGCGAGATGAACAAGCGGCTGCTGCGCACCCTGTACGGCGGCTTCGAGGTGGCCGCTCCGCCGATCGTCCTCTTCATCGCCATCGGCATCCTGCTCGCGGCCGTCAAGCTGCCCGGCGCCGTGGACGCGCTCGAACCGCTCGTCAAGGCCGTCAGTCCGCGGAACCCCGTGCTGTTCGTCCTCGTCTTCACGCTCCTCGTCCCCCTGTGCCTCTACCGCGGCCCCCTCAACGTGTTCGGGCTCGGCGCGGGCATCGCCGGCGTCCTCATCGCCACCGGCATCTACCCCGCGGCCGCCGTCCTCGGCATGGCCACCTCGTACAACCAGGTCTTCGGTGTCGCCGACCCGACCAGCACACAGACCGTGTGGAGCGCCCAGTACGCAGGCGTCACTCCCCAACAGGTCATGGTGCGCAGCCTGCCGTACGTCTGGGCGGTCGCCCTCGGCGGCCTGTGCGTCACCGCCGCCACCCGCCTCTGA